The window ACATCATGTGGCCCGCCTCGTAATACTCCAGACGAATACTGTCGCGATGGGCGGGGTCGAGGTTCATGTGATTCAACGTATACTCGGCGGCAAAGTACGGCGTCGCCATGTCGTAATAGCCGCACGCAACAAAAAGCTTCAAGTAAGGATTCTTGGCAAATGCGTTGCGCAGCATCTCGCTGGTGTCGGCGTAGCCGTTATTGATGCCCCAGTCCCAGCGCCCGATGCCGCCGCCGAGAATGTAATACTCAAGGTCGGACTTGAAGCCCAGCTCGGTGCGCACGTAGCTGTTAAAGGCGGCGGTGTAGGGCGGGCGAATCGCGTTGTTTGACGGGTCGCTGTCGGGCCGCTCGCTCACCGCCGACGCGTCTATGCCTTTGAAACGGCTGTCGAGCCGACCGACGCTGCGCCGCTGATCGCGCAACAGCTCTTTGTCGAAATGCCCCAGGTCAACACGCAGGTTGGCGTTGGCGATGAACTGCCGGTCAAGCCCCGTGTAACGGGCCAGCCGCTCAGTCACTGCCTGGCGCTCCTGAGCCGTCAGCCGGTCGCCCTTGCCCAAGGCGACGGTGTAATCGCTCGCCGCCCACGCTTCGACTTCATCGAGCACTTTGCGCAATGGCTGGCGCTGCAAATCCGCCGGCAATCGCTTGTGATACCAGGCGGTCGCCGCATAGCTCGGCAGAATCAAGATGTAGGGCAGGTCGTTGCCTTGCGCGAACAGCAGGGTTTGAAAGTTCATCACCGTCGAAACCAGAACGACGCCATTAAACGCAATGCCGCGATCAATCAGATAACCCGCCAACCCCGCCGCGCGCGTCGTGCCATAGCTTTCGCCGACCAGAAAGAGCGGCGACGACCAGCGCCCGTTGCGCGCCAGGTAGAGGCGGATGAATTCGCCGACCGAAGCCAGGTCGCCTTGCAGGCCGTAGAACTTATTTGCCAGCTCCGGTTTCGTCGCGCGGCTGTAGCCGGTGCCGACCGGATCGATGAAGACCAGGTCGGTCTGATCGAGCCATGTCTGCGGATTGTCCGTGACCTGATAAGGCGGCGGCGGCATCTCGCCATTATCGAGCATCTTGACGCGGCGCGGGCCGAGCGCCCCCAGGTGCAGCCACACAGACGACGAGCCGGGGCCGCCGTTGAACGAAAACATCAGCGGGCGCTCGGTCGGGTTGGCAACGTTGTCGAGCGTGTAGGCCATGAAGAAGATGTGCGCTTCGGTCTCACCCGTCTGACTCTTGATCGGCATGAACCCGGCCGTCGCGGTGTAGGCCAGCGTCTTGCCGTTGATGCTGATCGTGTGTTTGGTGACGACCGGCGTTTCATCAACAACCGGCGCGGTGGCGGGCTTTGCCGCATCCGTTGAGCGCCCCTGAGATTCGGCAGGGCGGGCTGGCGCGGCGGCTTGTGATGACGGCGGCGCGGCGGGCTGAGTCTGCTGGCCGCCGAACAAGAGCATGCAGGCGAGCATCATGGTTGCGATCATGGGCTTAGCTCCTGGACCGAGGGTTGATGTTGCAGTCCGAGATTTTCCTTCAGCCTTTCGCAAAAAGCAATCCGCCTGCGAAGCCGCCGGGCGCTTGCGCGGCGGCGGCGGTCATTCGCTTTTCGCGCATCGTCTCTGCTAACATGACCGCCGTATCTTTTACCCCAGATCATTCGTCACTGCGTTCATTCGTCGGGGAGGCACTCTCTTATGCGTCGCGCTTTCGGTCGTACACCGGCCCTGTTGTCCTTGCTGCTTCTCTTCGCCATCACCGCCCGCGCCCAGAGCGAAGTGCTCGTGAACGTAGACGCCGGCACGATCAAACGCGCCGTTGACGCGCGCCTCTTCGGCCTCAATGCCGCGATCTGGGACAGCCACTTCAACAGCGCGACGACCGTGTCGTTGTTGAGCGCCAACGGCACGCGCCTGCTGCGCTTTCCCGGCGGCTCGCTTTCCGACGAGTATCATTGGCGAACCAACACAACCCTCAACAATACCTGGACGTGGGCGACCAGCTTTGAC is drawn from Blastocatellia bacterium and contains these coding sequences:
- a CDS encoding peptidase S10; translated protein: MIATMMLACMLLFGGQQTQPAAPPSSQAAAPARPAESQGRSTDAAKPATAPVVDETPVVTKHTISINGKTLAYTATAGFMPIKSQTGETEAHIFFMAYTLDNVANPTERPLMFSFNGGPGSSSVWLHLGALGPRRVKMLDNGEMPPPPYQVTDNPQTWLDQTDLVFIDPVGTGYSRATKPELANKFYGLQGDLASVGEFIRLYLARNGRWSSPLFLVGESYGTTRAAGLAGYLIDRGIAFNGVVLVSTVMNFQTLLFAQGNDLPYILILPSYAATAWYHKRLPADLQRQPLRKVLDEVEAWAASDYTVALGKGDRLTAQERQAVTERLARYTGLDRQFIANANLRVDLGHFDKELLRDQRRSVGRLDSRFKGIDASAVSERPDSDPSNNAIRPPYTAAFNSYVRTELGFKSDLEYYILGGGIGRWDWGINNGYADTSEMLRNAFAKNPYLKLFVACGYYDMATPYFAAEYTLNHMNLDPAHRDSIRLEYYEAGHMMYIDAGMLAKLKQDVSSFIKSALSRP